The following proteins come from a genomic window of Bacillus carboniphilus:
- a CDS encoding ABC transporter ATP-binding protein, giving the protein MIDIQSLTKKYGQFTALDSLNLQIEEGSVFGFVGQNGAGKSTTFSILATLLAPTSGSAYVKGISVVDKPKEIRRLIGYMPDFFGVYDQFKAEEYLHFYGASYGIPYKERLELIPKLLELVNLSHKRDSYVDLLSRGMKQRLCLARCLIHDPDILILDEPASGLDPRARVEMREILKELRVMGKTILISSHILPELAEMCDTIGVLHDGKLVAHGDVASIQKELKSDRLIVTRVSGDVQQAIQFFEDQSHVFDIQADEHESSRFSFYFNGDDQEQMVLLSNAVKQGIPILSFHDKETNLEDVFMEITKGVELQ; this is encoded by the coding sequence ATGATTGATATACAGAGCTTAACTAAAAAGTACGGACAGTTTACAGCCTTAGACTCTTTAAACCTCCAAATAGAGGAAGGAAGTGTCTTTGGATTTGTAGGGCAAAATGGAGCGGGGAAATCCACTACATTTTCTATATTAGCAACACTCTTGGCACCTACTTCTGGCAGCGCTTATGTTAAAGGAATATCAGTTGTTGATAAACCAAAAGAGATTAGGCGCTTAATTGGTTACATGCCAGACTTTTTCGGAGTTTATGATCAATTTAAAGCAGAAGAGTATTTGCACTTTTATGGTGCAAGTTATGGCATTCCTTATAAGGAAAGATTGGAACTTATTCCGAAGCTACTAGAGCTTGTTAACCTATCACATAAACGTGATTCCTATGTAGATTTGTTATCCCGTGGGATGAAGCAACGGTTATGTCTAGCAAGGTGTTTAATCCATGACCCAGATATCCTTATTTTAGATGAACCGGCTTCAGGTTTAGATCCAAGAGCAAGAGTAGAGATGAGAGAAATCTTAAAAGAACTAAGAGTGATGGGGAAAACGATTCTCATTTCTTCCCATATTTTACCCGAACTAGCGGAGATGTGTGATACTATCGGAGTGCTTCATGATGGGAAACTTGTTGCTCATGGAGATGTTGCTAGTATTCAAAAAGAATTGAAATCGGACAGATTGATTGTGACCAGAGTAAGTGGAGATGTTCAACAAGCCATCCAGTTTTTTGAGGATCAAAGTCATGTATTTGACATTCAAGCGGACGAACATGAATCCAGCCGATTTTCTTTTTACTTTAATGGAGATGACCAAGAACAAATGGTTCTATTATCAAATGCCGTAAAGCAAGGGATTCCTATTTTGAGTTTCCATGATAAAGAGACAAACTTGGAAGATGTTTTTATGGAAATAACAAAAGGGGTGGAACTTCAATGA
- a CDS encoding ABC transporter permease translates to MIKSFFLNPVLGKEFKLRFRSLKTLFGIIFYLASIGLMILAFIYMSTRGGASYNFSSHQSREMFMVLSFLQLGLILFVTPGLTAGVISSERERQTLNILLTTTQSSTSIIVSKLLSSICFLLLMVVASMPLYSFVFLYGGVAPEHLLYVLGMYILMMISFGALGVMFSTIIRRTIISMVVTYSVGLFLVAGTGFLFIFTQEFFYYMQQPNQGTNVFPYIFGMLNPVIMMMNIFEPMETDYLVRRTGIAFPMWISFVISYGVITILSILVSIRKLRPKMK, encoded by the coding sequence ATGATAAAGTCATTCTTTTTAAATCCAGTGCTAGGTAAAGAGTTCAAACTCCGGTTCCGCTCCCTGAAAACATTGTTTGGTATTATCTTTTATTTGGCTTCAATTGGACTCATGATTCTAGCTTTTATTTACATGAGTACAAGGGGAGGAGCAAGCTATAACTTTAGCTCACATCAGAGTAGGGAAATGTTTATGGTCCTATCATTCCTCCAATTGGGCTTAATTTTATTTGTTACCCCCGGTCTTACAGCGGGAGTTATTAGTTCAGAGCGGGAAAGACAAACATTAAATATATTGTTAACCACTACACAAAGTTCGACTTCAATTATTGTTAGTAAGCTTTTATCGTCTATTTGTTTCCTCTTGTTAATGGTGGTGGCTTCAATGCCACTTTATAGCTTTGTGTTTTTATATGGCGGGGTTGCACCTGAACATCTTTTATATGTGTTAGGCATGTATATTCTGATGATGATTTCGTTCGGGGCACTTGGAGTCATGTTTTCTACCATTATTCGTAGAACCATTATTTCCATGGTCGTGACCTATAGTGTTGGACTGTTCCTAGTAGCTGGAACTGGTTTTCTGTTTATCTTTACGCAAGAATTTTTCTACTATATGCAACAGCCAAATCAGGGGACGAATGTCTTTCCGTATATATTTGGAATGTTAAACCCAGTGATTATGATGATGAACATTTTTGAACCAATGGAAACCGATTATTTAGTTAGAAGGACTGGTATTGCCTTTCCGATGTGGATATCTTTTGTTATTTCGTATGGAGTCATTACCATTTTGTCAATTCTGGTTAGTATAAGAAAGTTAAGGCCAAAAATGAAATAG
- a CDS encoding MoxR family ATPase — translation MTTDTFETEFIKANEAIQKAIDAVSSYIVGQEETLEEVFWTIFAGGHALLEGLPGLGKTMLVKTLSNALQLSFSRIQFTPDLMPSDITGTMILQKNEQGSQEFQFHQGPVFSNFVLADEINRATPKTQSALLEAMGEKTVTIMGKTQRLEEPFFVLATQNPLDLEGTYPLPEAQLDRFLCKIHVPSPSKDELKEIAKRTLMKEEIQVPAVMDQNMVIHIQKLIQSIMVSDEMLEFASLLIMNTSPEYETSPAEIKEFVRYGAGPRGMQSLLRLAKARALLSGRFHVSIGDLKRVALPVLRHRLYFNFEGEAAGISADELIQKCIDSMG, via the coding sequence ATGACAACAGATACGTTTGAGACAGAGTTTATTAAAGCGAACGAGGCCATACAAAAAGCGATTGATGCCGTATCTTCCTATATCGTTGGGCAAGAAGAAACCTTGGAGGAAGTATTCTGGACCATTTTTGCAGGGGGGCATGCATTACTAGAGGGCTTACCAGGTCTAGGTAAGACAATGCTTGTTAAAACCTTGTCCAATGCTCTACAACTATCTTTTTCACGAATTCAGTTTACACCTGATTTAATGCCTTCAGACATTACAGGTACGATGATTCTTCAGAAAAATGAACAAGGGAGTCAAGAATTTCAATTTCATCAAGGTCCTGTTTTTTCAAACTTTGTTTTAGCAGATGAAATTAACCGGGCTACCCCTAAAACGCAAAGTGCCCTATTAGAAGCAATGGGTGAGAAAACGGTAACGATTATGGGTAAAACTCAAAGGTTAGAGGAGCCATTTTTTGTTTTGGCTACTCAAAACCCTTTAGATTTGGAGGGAACCTATCCCCTCCCAGAAGCACAGTTGGACCGTTTTTTATGTAAAATTCACGTTCCCTCTCCATCAAAAGATGAATTAAAGGAAATTGCCAAAAGGACACTGATGAAAGAAGAAATCCAGGTTCCAGCTGTGATGGACCAAAATATGGTGATTCATATTCAGAAATTAATTCAGTCAATTATGGTTTCTGATGAAATGCTAGAATTTGCGTCGTTACTTATCATGAATACTAGCCCTGAGTATGAGACGTCACCAGCTGAAATAAAAGAGTTTGTGAGGTATGGGGCGGGTCCACGTGGTATGCAAAGCTTGTTACGATTAGCAAAAGCGCGCGCGTTATTATCAGGAAGATTTCATGTGTCTATAGGCGATTTAAAAAGAGTAGCTCTCCCTGTTTTGAGACATCGTCTATACTTTAATTTTGAAGGGGAAGCAGCAGGGATTTCTGCTGATGAACTTATCCAAAAATGCATAGATTCTATGGGG